The following DNA comes from Thermoanaerobaculales bacterium.
CAAGCCAGCTGCTCCGGCCAGCGGTCAAGCAGCGACGGCTCGAAGAAGGCCGTCGCCGACGGCAGCCGGCGCCGGATGGCCGCGGCCGACCGGCCCACGATGCCCGCGATCTGGCGCGGGTCGTGCGGCAGCCGCAGCTCGAGCTGTTCGACCGTCGCCAGGGCGCCGTGCCGGCCGGTGAACGACTCGATGTCGGCGAGGTCGCCGTCGAGATCTGCCGGCCGGACCAGCACGGCCAGCCGGACCGCCGGCTGCGGTGCCGCTGTCCCGCCGAGCAGCGGCGGCAGCTCCGCGAGCCGGCCGGCCGGGATCACGAAGCGGGCCAGCATCCACACGTCGCCGCCCGTCTGGTGGCCACGGAAGCGGCGCACGGCCTCCGCCATCGGCAGCTGCGCCGGCGGAAACAGCCCGGCGTAGTCGAGGATCCCGGTCAGCAGTGCGCGTGCGCTCGGCAGCATGGTTGGAGGCTCCGCTCGAAGCGGCGAAAGCGCCCACATGGTAGCACCACGGTTGCCTGTGCCCGGGCCTACTGGATGTAGCCGAGAGCGGCCAGCTCGTCGATGATCGCCTGGTCGACGGCGGACGCGGTGCCCTGGCCGTCGCGCGGCGCGCCCCAGGTCGGGATGGTGCGCGGCGGGTGGTGGCGGCGGAAGGGCTCGCGGAACAGCTCGAGCCTGGGTTTGCCGTCGAACGACTCGGCGGTTGGCAGCGCCATCGCGTAGAGGATCGTGGGCGCCACGTCGAGCACCGTCATGCCGGCCGGCGCGGCGCCGGGAGCGATCGCCGGGCCATCCGCGAGCAGCACCCCGGCGGTCGTCCGGCCGTGGGTGCCGGAGAGCCGGGAGATCTGCGGCGGCGGCCCGGCAAGAGGCCGGCCGCCGGCCAGCAGCGGCGCCGCGGCGCCCTCCTCGAGCACCTCGACCACCAGGTCGGCGCCGCCGCGGCGCTCCTTGGCCGAGGGCTCGCGCAGCCGGAAGGCGGGCGATCCGCCGGCCCAGGTGACCCGGGCGAGCGCGGTCGCGAGCCGGGCCCGCACCGCCGGTCGCTCGCCTTCGGCCACCGTCCCGCCAGGCTCCCGGCCGGCGAGGCAGAGGCGGACCTTCTTGGCCATCAGATGGCTCGGCGAGGCATAGGTGTGGACGGTCGAGCGGGCCATGTCGACCCCGTCCTTGGTGCGCTCGAGCAAGCCGAGCTCGGCGAGGACCGCGTCGAGGTCGAGCAGCACGCGCAGCTCCTCGCGCTCCATGGCGTGGAAGCCGTGGTCGGACAGGACGAGCACGGTTGCCGCCGGGCCGATCGCCTCGCGCAGCGCGCCGACCGCGTCGTCGGCGGCCTCGTAGGCGGCCGCGATCCGCTCGCGCCCGGCTGCGATCTCGGCCCGGTCGAGGACTCCGAACCGGTCGGGCTCCAGGTACTTCCAGTCGAAGTGGCAAGCGATGTCGATGCCGCGCAGGTAGACCAGCACCAGGTCGAAGCCCTCGCCGCACAGCTCGAAGGCGGTCGATGACATGACCTGGTCCTGGATGCGGGTCGCCTCGTTGCCGCCGAACCCGCCGGGCGCGGCGCGGGCGGCAGCCTCGATCGCGAGGAAGCGGTCGAGGAAGGCGGGGGGCGACACACGACGGTTGAGGGGCGACAGCGCGCGGTCGGACACCATGACGCCGTTGATGTCCTCGGCCGGCCAGGTCGCCCACCAGCCGAGCACGGCGCTGCGGCGGCCGGCGGCCGTCGCCATGTTCCAGAGCGCCGGCACCCGGCGCAGCGTCGACGAGGCCGGCTGGTCGCCGCCGGCCGTCGGCACCGCGAAGTCGGTGATCCCGTGGTTCTGCGGCCGGACGCCGGTGGCGATCGAGGTCCAGATCACCGGCGAGGCGTGGTGGATCGTCTCGAGGCGGAGCGCGGCGCCGTGATCGGCCATGCGGTGCAGGTTGGGCAGCCGGCCCTCGGCCCACAGCCTCTCGATGACCGACCACTCGGCGCCGTCGACGCCGACCACCAGCACCGGCGGCGGGTCGGCGGCTGCCCTGCCGCACGCCGTGGCGACGATGATGGCGAGTGCGGCCGTGCAGGCCCGCGCAGCGCTGCGGCGGATCAGCACCACCGGCGGCAGGCCGAAGGGCTCACTTCGCGACCTGGATCTCGGCGACCAGGCCGAGGTCCACCGCGTAGCTGAGGGCGCCCCCGCCGACCCGCTGGGTGACCTGGAGATGGTCACCTTCGATCGCATCCAGGGTCACCCGGCGCACCGAGCCGTCCCGCATGTGGAGCTCGATCAGCTCGCCGAGGTAGGCCGGCAGGCCGGCAAGGTCGGCCAGCGGCAGCCACTCGACACGCGCGCCGAGCACGGCGCCGGCGGGTGTGGGCAGCGGCGCGGGGACCTCGCCTCCGGACGCCCCGGCGTCGCCGACCGCGGCCACGGCACCGATCGCGGTGGCGTCTTCACCTGCCGGCGGCAGGGCCTCCTCTTCGACCGCGACCGCGGGCGTTTCCTCGGCCACCACCTCGGTCGGAGCCAGGCCGAAGGTCTCGAAATCGCCCATCGCCGAGGTCGCCTCCGAGCCCACGACCGCGAAGTAGCCGATCCCGGACGCCACGGTCCCGGCGACCAGCAGCAGGAGCCCGGTCTTGGCCTCGCCCCAGTACTTCACCAGGAAGACCACGAGGGGGACCACCAGCCAGGAGAGGAAGAGGATGGCGAAGCCCCAGCCGATGCTCTTCTTGAAACCGAGCACCAGCAGCATCACCCAGCCCCCGAGGGCCAGGATCCCGCCGGCCGCGAGCAGCAGGTAGGCGCCAGTGACCACGGTCGAGCCTCCTTCTGTCCCCGTTCCCTGGCCGTGATCGGTCCACGGCCTGCCGCTGCGGAGAGCCAACCTGACCCGGCCGGGGCTGGAGAGCCGGCCCGCGGGCCACCGCGTTCGCGATCCGCGGCCCTCGCGGCGTCTCCGAGATCCGTCTGGGCGGGGCAGGGTCGCCCCCTTCGCAACCAGTGTTTCAAGTCTACACAAGTCGGGAGCTGCAACCAACCGGCCGGCGGACGAGTATCCTGACCTGGGGCCGTAGCGGTCCCCGGGGCCCGCGTGGGCCGACCGGAAGGGGGACGCCATGACGAGGACCACGCTCCTTCTCGCCGCCGCCGTGACCTTGGCCTCACCGGCGCTGCTCGCCGGCGGCCCGGTCGGGCCGGCGGCAGCCGGCCCCGGCCGAATGCCGCCCCAGTCCACGGAGCGGATCGACCAGCCCCCGGTGCCCGACCCCGAGGCCGCCGCCAAGCTCGGCCCGCCGGCGAAGGTCGAGCGCAACGGTTTCGTCAGCGTCCAGGTCAACGTCGCGGCCGACGGCAGCAACATCGTCGGCGATGCGGCCAACGAGCCCTCGATCGCCGTCGATCCCAACGCCCCGCTCCGGATTGCGATCGGCTGGCGGCAGTTCGACAGCATCGCCTCGAACTTCCGCGAGGCCGGCTCGAGCTGGAGCGCCGACGGCGGCCGCAGCTGGGCCGAGCGGGAGACCCTCGACGACGGCGTCTTCCGCTCCGATCCCGTCCTCGCCTCCGACGCGGAAGGGCGCTTCTACTACTACAGCCTGGTGTCGCGGCCCGAGATCTTCTGCGACATGTTCATCTCCGAGGACTGGGGCGAGAGCTGGCTCGGGCCGATCCCGGCCTACGGCGGCGACAAGGCGTGGTTCGCCATCGACTCGACCGGCGGGCCTGGCCACGGCAGCCTCTACCTCGCTTGGGCCCAGGCCAGCAACCAGTTCGGGATCCGGACCTTCATCCGCAGCTTCGACGGCGGGCTCAGCTACACCGAGCCGCTCGCCACCACGCCGACCCCCACCTGGGGCACGCTCACGGTCGGCACCGAGGGCGAGCTGTACATCGCCGGCAACGCCAACTACGACTACGACCGGTTCGTGGTCAAGCGCTCCTTCGACGCCTCCGATCCGGGGGCTTCGCCCGACTTCGACACCTTCTTCGTCGATCTCGGTGGCGCCCAGGGGTACGGCGGCAGCTCCGGCTCGTCGCCGAACCCGGTCGGGCTCATCGGCCAGGTGTGGATCGCCTCCGACCACTCCGACGGCCCCAATCGGGGCGACCTCTACCTGGCGTCGTCGGTCAATCCACCAGGGCCCGACCCTCACGATGTCCACTTCGCACGCTCGACCGACGGTGGCGCGAGCTGGAGCGAGCCGGTGAGGATCCACCCCGACGACCGGAATGTCTGGCAGTGGTTCGCGACCATGTCGATCGCCCCCGATGGCCGGCTCGATGTGGTCTGGATCGAGTCGCTCGAGCCCTACCCACCCAATGTCGGCGAGCTCTACTACACGACGTCGTACGACGGCGGCTGGAGCTGGGCGCCGCCGGTCGCGATCACGCCGCCCTTCGACAGCTGGGTCGGGTGGCCGCAGCAGGAGAAGCTCGGCGATTACTACCACATGGTCTCCGACCTGGTGGGCGCGGACCTCGCGTACGCGGCGACCTTCAACGGCGAGCAGGACATCTACTACCTGCGGATCGGCGACACCGACTGCAATGGCAACGGGTTCGGCGACAGCGACGATCTCGCCGCCGGGCTCGCCGACTGCAACGGCAACCAGCTGATCGACCGCTGCGAGATCGCGGCCGGCACCGTGGACGATCTCGACGGCGACGGGGCCATCGACTCCTGCCGCCTGCCCCCACGACGGCCCGGCGGGCGGCTCGTCCCCTGACCGCCCCTCGCGGCGACCGGCCGGGCCGGCCTGCGCTCCCGGCGGCCGGGCTGCGTACTTTCCGGCTGGGGTCCGGGAACAGACAGTAGGACCCCGGGCACGGGCGGCCCGGAGCGGAGGGACTGCGGGCGATGAGCGATGGCCGGCGGACCGTTCTCGTGATTCCAGGCGACCGGGCCGGGGAGACTGATCTGATGCGGCTGCTGATGCCGCTGCTGG
Coding sequences within:
- a CDS encoding alkaline phosphatase family protein, whose protein sequence is MVLIRRSAARACTAALAIIVATACGRAAADPPPVLVVGVDGAEWSVIERLWAEGRLPNLHRMADHGAALRLETIHHASPVIWTSIATGVRPQNHGITDFAVPTAGGDQPASSTLRRVPALWNMATAAGRRSAVLGWWATWPAEDINGVMVSDRALSPLNRRVSPPAFLDRFLAIEAAARAAPGGFGGNEATRIQDQVMSSTAFELCGEGFDLVLVYLRGIDIACHFDWKYLEPDRFGVLDRAEIAAGRERIAAAYEAADDAVGALREAIGPAATVLVLSDHGFHAMEREELRVLLDLDAVLAELGLLERTKDGVDMARSTVHTYASPSHLMAKKVRLCLAGREPGGTVAEGERPAVRARLATALARVTWAGGSPAFRLREPSAKERRGGADLVVEVLEEGAAAPLLAGGRPLAGPPPQISRLSGTHGRTTAGVLLADGPAIAPGAAPAGMTVLDVAPTILYAMALPTAESFDGKPRLELFREPFRRHHPPRTIPTWGAPRDGQGTASAVDQAIIDELAALGYIQ
- a CDS encoding sialidase family protein: MTRTTLLLAAAVTLASPALLAGGPVGPAAAGPGRMPPQSTERIDQPPVPDPEAAAKLGPPAKVERNGFVSVQVNVAADGSNIVGDAANEPSIAVDPNAPLRIAIGWRQFDSIASNFREAGSSWSADGGRSWAERETLDDGVFRSDPVLASDAEGRFYYYSLVSRPEIFCDMFISEDWGESWLGPIPAYGGDKAWFAIDSTGGPGHGSLYLAWAQASNQFGIRTFIRSFDGGLSYTEPLATTPTPTWGTLTVGTEGELYIAGNANYDYDRFVVKRSFDASDPGASPDFDTFFVDLGGAQGYGGSSGSSPNPVGLIGQVWIASDHSDGPNRGDLYLASSVNPPGPDPHDVHFARSTDGGASWSEPVRIHPDDRNVWQWFATMSIAPDGRLDVVWIESLEPYPPNVGELYYTTSYDGGWSWAPPVAITPPFDSWVGWPQQEKLGDYYHMVSDLVGADLAYAATFNGEQDIYYLRIGDTDCNGNGFGDSDDLAAGLADCNGNQLIDRCEIAAGTVDDLDGDGAIDSCRLPPRRPGGRLVP